In the Archocentrus centrarchus isolate MPI-CPG fArcCen1 chromosome 19, fArcCen1, whole genome shotgun sequence genome, AGGAGCTGGAGGCCATGGTGAAGGAGGCCAGCGGCCCCATCAACTTCACGGTTTTCCTGACCATGTTCGGCGAGAAGCTGAAGGGTGTGTTGGCACATGTCAATCTTGTCAGTTTTTTTCAAAACATGCTTAGCTCTATAAGGTGGCGGTTCCTACTTATATAAACAATTAACATCACGTACttagcataattttttttttttcataggtGCTGATCCCGAGGACGTCATCTTGAGCGCTTTCAAGGTCCTGGACCCCGAGGCCACTGGCACCATCAAGAAGGAATTGTAAGTGTCTTTGTCTTTATGTTCTGTCACTACACTTCAATTAAGATGGATCGTACCTTGttaattttctgcattttcccTCTCTAGCCTTGAGGAGCTCTTGACCACCCAGTGCGACAGGTTCACCCCCGAGGAGGTGAGCTGATCAGACTTTGCATCGCTCATGTTCTCACTGTGTGACTAACCCTTGTTTGCGAAGTTGTAACccatttcttcatttcctctttctgcAGATGAAGAACCTGTGGGCTGCCTTCCCCCCAGATGTGGCTGGCAATGTGGACTACAAGAACATCTGCTACGTCATCACACACGGAGAGGACAAGGAGGAGTAAATTCCCCTGTCCTCAAGATCTCCACCTCCGTTGAAACCCACACCCATCCATACCCTTTCTCCGTCTTCTCCCAACGAAACATCTTCCTTGCACACACTCACGCCCAGGGTGGCTCTTTCTTCTTACAAAAAGACTTGTCTCCTTTATCGAGATGTTCAGTGAGAGGACGGAAGGCTGtgggggtgtttgtgtgtgagtacCAACAGAGGAACATGGgattattttcaataaaaataatcttgtgACATTGAAACactctctctatctctgtccctgcctcttcttcctccttcttccCCCCTGCCATCACTCattctgtcttcctgtgttgAGGCAAACAGTGCATGCATCATACCTACATATATGCATATGCAGTTCAGTGTGGTTGGTCAAAGCGTCTCTTGGGTGCTGTGGTGCATGCACAGTCACTTGCTTGAAACAGGCGAGCAGTCTGGCCCCGGTGGTCTGTTAGTCTCAGCCGGACACAGAGTGTTTAATGGATATCTCCTTCTGTTTTGTATCGGAGACAAGTGCACCATAAAAGAGTGGGAGTACTGCGCTATAATAGTTTGCCTACCACCTCTCTTTTTAATAGGTCTCTCGCTCTGTTGAACACAGGTACGAAAGGAAAGGTTGCAGTGATAAGAGGAAAGCACGGTTTTTAATCTTGTAAATAGCGAAAGAGATGGTAAAAGATGGTGGGTGGGAGGCAGAAAAAGgataaacaaaagtaaaatagctttgttttttacttttctttcacCCCACTCTCGCTGCTGTTTCCCTCCTGTTGTTGtgactgtgtctgtgtttccactgTAACGAATAAAGAAGTACAAATAAAATCCACTATCTTTCGTACCACACTGTGTCTCTTGGTTTAAGTCGTGGCGTGGGTGAAAGAACTGTCAGGTGACTGTGGACAGCCCTGTAGAGCACTGACTGCACTCTGACTGTATTATGCATATGGCGAAGCATTATCAAGGTTTGGATGGAGTAAACTTTATCCATAATCCCATTTCTCCATGTAAATCTATGATCCTAAATCAGGGGTTTTCCAGGAGGAGCCATATTAAGCAAGCAAAAGGCCACACATTGGCTAACTGAACCAAAACTTGGTTACAGattacagtaaaaatattaCTAACATTTAAAATCCATCTAAATGCCATGTGAACACACATTTACCTGCATCATGCCAGTTGTCATATATACATACTTGCATAGGTCACTGATTCCTTAGAATCCGGCAGCC is a window encoding:
- the mylpfb gene encoding myosin regulatory light chain 2, skeletal muscle, giving the protein MAPKKAKRRQQQGEGGSSNVFSMFEQSQIQEYKEAFTIIDQNRDGIISKDDLRDVLASMGQLNVKNEELEAMVKEASGPINFTVFLTMFGEKLKGADPEDVILSAFKVLDPEATGTIKKEFLEELLTTQCDRFTPEEMKNLWAAFPPDVAGNVDYKNICYVITHGEDKEE